A genomic window from Brachyspira sp. SAP_772 includes:
- a CDS encoding DUF4405 domain-containing protein, which yields MKNIIKILVDIIMTVLFFVLLAYSFTGRTMHEYLGFVIFAFFILHHILNLNWCKNLFKGKYNLTRSFNTFINFMLFICMLGLIISGILFNRDIVEFFNLSSIKVLNKKVHVTCSYWGFIFMSAHLGMHWGIFINISKKLINIKKQICITIALLIAIYGIVSFIKRDLHNVMFLFTRLPDYEETAIFFFMDHIAIMGLFIFITYYLCRLSVKLNKTNKVLQQ from the coding sequence ATGAAAAACATAATTAAAATACTTGTAGATATAATAATGACTGTTCTTTTTTTTGTTTTACTAGCATATAGTTTCACAGGCCGTACTATGCATGAATATTTGGGATTTGTGATTTTTGCCTTTTTTATACTTCACCATATACTTAATTTAAATTGGTGTAAAAACCTCTTTAAAGGAAAATATAATTTAACGAGATCATTTAATACATTTATAAATTTCATGCTTTTTATATGTATGCTTGGATTAATTATAAGCGGAATATTATTTAATAGAGATATAGTAGAGTTTTTTAATCTTAGCAGCATCAAAGTGCTTAATAAAAAAGTGCATGTAACTTGTAGTTATTGGGGATTTATATTCATGTCTGCACATTTAGGAATGCATTGGGGTATATTTATAAATATAAGTAAAAAATTAATAAATATAAAGAAACAAATATGCATAACAATTGCCTTATTAATAGCTATATATGGAATAGTATCATTTATAAAAAGAGATTTACACAACGTAATGTTTTTATTTACAAGACTTCCAGACTATGAAGAGACTGCTATATTTTTCTTTATGGATCATATTGCAATAATGGGGCTATTTATATTTATTACTTATTATTTATGTAGATTAAGCGTTAAATTAAATAAAACTAATAAAGTATTACAGCAG